The Streptomyces sp. HUAS CB01 genome has a segment encoding these proteins:
- a CDS encoding XRE family transcriptional regulator, whose amino-acid sequence MSAVRWEETKRRAHERRRAAGLPLRSGEDKQAAMNRLAAEIRAYRLAEIRREQSLTQKDVAQTMGVSAPRVSAIENGEADRTEVATLRSYVEALGGELRVVADFGDTEYTVA is encoded by the coding sequence ATGAGCGCGGTCCGCTGGGAGGAGACCAAGCGACGGGCGCATGAACGCCGCCGAGCCGCAGGGCTGCCTCTGCGCTCGGGGGAGGACAAGCAGGCGGCCATGAACCGTCTCGCGGCCGAGATCCGCGCGTACCGTCTCGCGGAGATCCGGCGTGAGCAGTCGCTGACCCAGAAGGACGTGGCGCAGACGATGGGCGTCTCCGCCCCCCGGGTATCGGCGATCGAGAACGGCGAAGCCGACCGCACGGAGGTTGCGACCCTGCGTTCGTACGTGGAGGCGCTCGGGGGCGAACTCCGCGTAGTGGCCGACTTCGGGGACACCGAGTACACGGTCGCCTGA
- a CDS encoding PPK2 family polyphosphate kinase, with protein MTTKSGRTGRPADPLPDEPGDRSPDAYPGRLRDVLCVPAGGRVDLSSYDPGGIPAGPRSKAEALEAAAAAGTRLAELQERLYAAATAGDRRRLLLILQGMDTSGKGGTVKHVIGHFNPAGCRIKAFKAPTEEERDHHFLWRIARELPRSGDIGIFDRSHYEDVLIARVRELVPREVIRRRYDEINAFERALAEDGHTIVKVFLHISHEEQRRRLLARLENPDKHWKFNQGDIEERALWPAYRKAYERMLERCSPPEAPWFVVPADRKWYRNWAVTRLLLEHLEELDPQYPQGDFDLDASRKLLQEDG; from the coding sequence ATGACCACGAAGAGCGGCCGCACCGGGCGTCCGGCCGACCCCCTTCCCGACGAGCCCGGCGACCGGTCCCCCGACGCGTACCCCGGCCGGCTCCGTGACGTGCTGTGCGTCCCGGCGGGCGGGCGCGTCGACCTCTCCTCGTACGACCCCGGGGGCATCCCGGCCGGTCCACGGAGCAAGGCCGAGGCCCTGGAGGCGGCCGCGGCGGCGGGGACGCGCCTGGCCGAGCTGCAGGAGCGGCTGTACGCGGCGGCGACGGCGGGCGACCGGCGCCGGCTGCTGCTGATCCTCCAGGGCATGGACACCAGCGGCAAGGGCGGCACCGTCAAACACGTCATCGGCCACTTCAATCCCGCCGGCTGCCGGATCAAGGCGTTCAAGGCCCCCACCGAGGAGGAGCGCGACCACCACTTCCTCTGGCGGATCGCCCGGGAGCTGCCGCGCTCCGGCGACATCGGGATCTTCGACCGCTCGCACTACGAGGACGTCCTGATCGCCCGGGTCCGGGAGCTGGTGCCGCGCGAGGTGATCCGCCGCCGCTACGACGAGATCAACGCCTTCGAGCGGGCGCTCGCGGAGGACGGGCACACCATCGTCAAGGTCTTCCTCCACATCTCCCACGAGGAGCAGCGGCGGCGGCTGCTGGCACGCCTCGAAAACCCGGACAAGCACTGGAAGTTCAACCAGGGTGACATCGAGGAGCGGGCCCTGTGGCCGGCCTACCGGAAGGCGTACGAGCGGATGCTGGAACGCTGCTCGCCCCCCGAGGCGCCCTGGTTCGTCGTGCCCGCCGACCGCAAGTGGTACCGCAACTGGGCGGTCACCCGGCTGCTGCTGGAGCACTTGGAGGAACTCGACCCGCAGTACCCGCAGGGCGACTTCGACCTCGATGCGAGCCGGAAGCTGCTGCAGGAGGACGGCTGA
- the msrB gene encoding peptide-methionine (R)-S-oxide reductase MsrB has product MAYDVEKPDEQWRAELSPAEYAVLRQAGTEPAFTGEYTDTKTKGVYSCRACGAELFTSGEKFESHCGWPSFFDPKDSDAVELLDDRSYGMVRTEVRCARCGSHLGHVFEGEGYPTPTDQRYCINSISLRLEPAEDA; this is encoded by the coding sequence ATGGCCTACGACGTCGAGAAGCCGGACGAGCAGTGGCGCGCGGAGCTGAGCCCCGCGGAGTACGCAGTGCTCCGGCAGGCCGGGACCGAGCCCGCCTTCACCGGTGAGTACACGGACACCAAGACCAAGGGGGTGTACTCCTGCCGGGCGTGCGGCGCGGAGCTCTTCACCTCCGGTGAGAAGTTCGAGTCGCACTGCGGCTGGCCGTCCTTCTTCGACCCGAAGGACTCGGACGCGGTGGAGCTGCTGGACGACCGGTCCTACGGCATGGTCCGCACCGAGGTCCGATGTGCGCGCTGCGGCTCGCACCTCGGGCACGTCTTCGAGGGCGAGGGCTACCCGACGCCCACGGACCAGCGCTACTGCATCAACTCGATCTCGCTGAGGCTGGAGCCGGCCGAGGACGCGTGA
- a CDS encoding pyrimidine reductase family protein, with protein MRRLFPLPDPDDPAATDHEWGLDELADAYAYPATEGPWLRANMVSSLDGAAQHDGKSQPLSSDSDMRIFGTLRGLADAVVVGAQTVRQEGYRPARARDAFADRRAAAGQGPAPAIAVVSASLDLDFSLPLFASPLVPTLVLTGAAAPPARVAAAEKAGAEVLVAGDGTGVDPARAVEALAGRGLRRLLTEGGPRLLGQFVGSGVLDELCLTVSPTLTSGSAQRIAYGADRAVPERFALASLLEEAGFLFTRYRRT; from the coding sequence ATGCGACGTCTGTTCCCGCTGCCCGACCCCGACGATCCCGCCGCGACCGACCACGAGTGGGGGCTGGACGAGCTGGCCGACGCCTACGCCTATCCGGCCACGGAGGGCCCCTGGCTGCGGGCCAACATGGTCTCGTCCCTCGACGGGGCCGCACAGCACGACGGGAAGTCGCAGCCGCTGTCGTCCGACTCGGACATGCGGATCTTCGGCACCCTGAGGGGACTGGCCGACGCGGTCGTCGTCGGCGCGCAGACGGTCCGGCAGGAGGGCTACCGCCCCGCCCGCGCCCGGGACGCCTTCGCCGACCGCCGGGCGGCCGCCGGTCAGGGCCCCGCCCCCGCCATCGCCGTGGTCAGCGCGAGCCTCGACCTCGACTTCTCCCTGCCCCTCTTCGCCTCCCCCCTGGTGCCGACGCTGGTCCTCACCGGCGCCGCCGCTCCCCCGGCACGCGTCGCCGCCGCGGAGAAGGCGGGCGCCGAGGTCCTCGTGGCGGGCGACGGGACGGGCGTCGACCCGGCCCGGGCCGTCGAGGCGCTGGCCGGACGCGGCCTGCGGCGGCTGCTCACGGAAGGAGGGCCGAGGCTGCTGGGTCAATTCGTCGGATCCGGGGTACTGGACGAGCTGTGCCTGACGGTGTCGCCCACGCTCACCTCCGGCAGCGCCCAGCGGATCGCGTACGGAGCCGACCGGGCGGTGCCGGAGCGTTTCGCGCTGGCGTCGCTGCTGGAGGAGGCCGGGTTCCTCTTCACCCGATACCGTCGGACCTGA
- a CDS encoding type II toxin-antitoxin system RelE/ParE family toxin produces the protein MILVEEVATWFEELAEADWDSAEQVEDAVDALSMSGPTLSRPLVDRIKGAEQHHLKELRPGSSGTSEIRILFAFDPVRRAVLLVAGDKNGNWQSWYDTSVPLAEKRYKAHLGEITSREYT, from the coding sequence GTGATCCTCGTCGAGGAGGTAGCGACGTGGTTCGAAGAACTTGCGGAGGCCGACTGGGACAGCGCTGAACAGGTGGAGGACGCCGTCGACGCCTTGTCGATGTCCGGTCCCACGCTGAGCCGCCCACTCGTGGACCGGATCAAGGGAGCTGAACAGCATCACTTGAAGGAACTGCGACCGGGTTCATCGGGGACGAGCGAAATCCGCATCCTGTTCGCGTTCGACCCGGTCCGCCGCGCGGTTCTTCTGGTGGCCGGCGACAAGAACGGCAACTGGCAGAGCTGGTACGACACCAGCGTTCCGCTTGCCGAGAAGCGGTATAAGGCACATCTGGGAGAAATCACAAGCAGGGAGTACACATGA
- a CDS encoding arginase family protein yields the protein MREVAIIEAPSVLGLRPSGVQDLPTALLDAGLLDHPGAVRGGRLEAPPYDPERDPGTGVLNPGAIARYSVLLADAVGDVLDRGAFPLVLGGDCSILLGNLLALRRRGRHGLLFLDGHTDFYQPAAEPLGEAASMDLALVTGRGPRLLTDLEGRGPLVRDEDVVAFGFRDSAESAEAGMQPLPAGLHAVDLDAVRAVGAHAAARDAVARLTGGASAGYWVHLDVDVLDDAVMPAVDYRRPGGLSWSELENVLRTALADEQATGLDVTIFNPRLDPDGGIAARLTECLHRGLSALSGPDGPGGEARA from the coding sequence GTGCGTGAAGTGGCGATCATCGAGGCACCGTCGGTGCTCGGCCTGCGGCCGTCCGGTGTGCAGGACCTGCCCACGGCCCTCCTCGACGCCGGGCTCCTCGACCATCCCGGGGCGGTACGGGGCGGCCGCCTGGAGGCCCCGCCCTACGATCCCGAGCGCGACCCCGGCACCGGGGTCCTCAACCCGGGGGCCATCGCGCGCTACTCCGTCCTGCTCGCCGACGCGGTCGGCGACGTCCTCGACCGGGGAGCGTTCCCGCTCGTCCTCGGCGGCGACTGCAGCATCCTGCTCGGCAACCTCCTCGCCCTGCGCCGCCGCGGACGCCACGGCCTGCTCTTCCTGGACGGCCACACCGACTTCTACCAGCCGGCGGCCGAGCCGCTCGGCGAGGCGGCCTCCATGGACCTCGCTCTCGTCACGGGCCGCGGCCCCCGCCTCCTCACCGACCTGGAGGGCCGGGGGCCGCTGGTGCGGGACGAGGACGTCGTGGCGTTCGGCTTCCGCGACTCCGCAGAATCCGCGGAGGCCGGTATGCAGCCGCTCCCGGCTGGGCTGCACGCGGTGGACCTCGACGCCGTACGCGCGGTGGGCGCCCATGCGGCGGCCCGCGACGCGGTCGCCCGGCTCACCGGCGGCGCGAGCGCCGGGTACTGGGTCCACCTGGACGTCGATGTCCTGGACGACGCGGTCATGCCGGCCGTCGACTACCGCCGGCCCGGCGGACTGAGCTGGTCGGAACTGGAGAACGTGCTCCGGACCGCACTGGCCGACGAGCAGGCCACGGGCCTCGACGTCACGATCTTCAACCCGCGGCTCGACCCGGACGGCGGCATCGCGGCCCGCCTCACGGAGTGCCTGCACCGTGGCCTGTCGGCACTGAGCGGCCCGGACGGCCCGGGCGGCGAGGCCCGGGCCTGA
- a CDS encoding alpha/beta fold hydrolase gives MTEFVLVSGGHTGGWIWREVAAALRESGAGAHPATLTGLGDRRHLAGPGTDMDTHVEDLVQLIDHVDEPEVVLVGHCYGIYPVLGAAGRRPERTARIVFVDAPLPRDGLSLLDQVREQMPEGPVRDRMLSQPARAEDGWRVPAPTPEEWRQWGNLAGVSEEALVRLALLAAPQPVGTLTRPVRFTDVVDALPMTGVFCTVGGTMDIAGVEALVATGNPLFRQLVEPRWGFFELATGHWPMLSVPDELVTVLLRAAAGEGHRVARAEGVRDGAPTG, from the coding sequence ATGACGGAGTTCGTGCTGGTGTCGGGCGGTCACACCGGAGGATGGATCTGGCGCGAGGTGGCCGCCGCGCTTCGGGAGTCGGGAGCCGGGGCGCACCCGGCGACCCTGACGGGCCTGGGCGACCGCCGCCATCTCGCCGGCCCCGGTACGGACATGGACACCCATGTCGAGGACCTGGTGCAGCTCATCGACCACGTCGACGAACCGGAGGTCGTCCTCGTCGGTCACTGCTACGGCATCTACCCGGTGCTCGGTGCCGCCGGCCGGCGCCCCGAGCGCACGGCCCGGATCGTGTTCGTGGACGCGCCCCTGCCCCGCGACGGCCTCTCCCTGCTGGACCAGGTCCGCGAACAGATGCCGGAAGGGCCGGTCCGTGACCGGATGCTGAGCCAGCCCGCCCGGGCCGAGGACGGCTGGCGCGTGCCCGCGCCCACGCCGGAGGAATGGCGGCAGTGGGGGAACCTCGCGGGTGTCTCCGAAGAGGCCCTTGTCCGGCTGGCGCTCCTCGCCGCACCTCAGCCGGTGGGCACGCTCACCCGGCCGGTCAGGTTCACGGACGTGGTGGACGCGCTGCCCATGACGGGCGTCTTCTGCACGGTCGGCGGCACGATGGACATCGCCGGGGTCGAAGCCCTGGTGGCGACGGGCAATCCGCTCTTCCGGCAGCTCGTCGAGCCGAGGTGGGGATTCTTCGAACTCGCCACCGGCCACTGGCCGATGCTGTCCGTGCCGGACGAACTCGTGACGGTCCTGCTGCGCGCCGCCGCGGGGGAGGGGCACCGGGTGGCGAGGGCCGAGGGCGTCCGTGACGGTGCCCCCACGGGCTGA
- the zapE gene encoding cell division protein ZapE: MVVSTTPITEAVPLSLCAREPHVPADRLVAEMVPPPRFDSVRFETYVPDPNQPSQAEAVTVLSSFAAGLGGAHATGSGRRRWFSKKPAPPVAPRGVYLDGGYGVGKTHLLASLWHATPAEPSLKAFGTFVELTNLVGALGFQQTVKTLSGHRLLCIDEFELDDPGDTVLVSTLLGKLVEAGVALAATSNTLPGKLGEGRFAAADFLREIQGLSAHFRPLRIDGEDYRHRGLPEAPAPFSDEQVTRAAHATGGASLDAFPQLLEHLARVHPSRYGALTDGVRAVCLTDVRPVPDQSTALRLVVLADRLYDREVPVLASGLPFDRLFSEEMLNGGYRKKYFRAISRLTALARDAKGLVEQ, encoded by the coding sequence GTGGTTGTGTCGACCACCCCCATAACCGAAGCCGTCCCGCTCTCGCTGTGCGCCCGTGAGCCCCATGTCCCCGCCGACCGACTGGTCGCGGAGATGGTGCCGCCGCCGCGCTTCGACTCGGTGCGCTTCGAGACGTACGTCCCCGATCCGAACCAGCCCAGCCAGGCCGAGGCGGTCACGGTGCTGAGCTCGTTCGCCGCGGGGCTGGGCGGGGCGCACGCCACCGGCAGCGGCAGGCGCCGCTGGTTCTCCAAGAAGCCCGCCCCGCCCGTCGCACCGCGGGGGGTCTATCTGGACGGGGGCTACGGCGTCGGCAAGACGCACCTCCTCGCCTCCCTCTGGCACGCCACACCCGCCGAGCCGTCACTCAAGGCGTTCGGCACCTTCGTGGAGCTGACGAACCTCGTCGGCGCGCTCGGCTTCCAGCAGACCGTGAAGACCCTGAGCGGCCACCGGCTCCTGTGCATCGACGAGTTCGAGCTGGACGACCCGGGCGACACCGTGCTCGTGTCGACCCTGCTCGGCAAGCTCGTCGAGGCGGGCGTCGCACTCGCGGCGACCTCCAACACCCTGCCCGGCAAGCTCGGCGAGGGCCGCTTCGCCGCCGCGGACTTCCTGCGCGAGATCCAGGGCCTGTCCGCGCACTTCCGGCCGCTGCGGATCGACGGCGAGGACTACCGTCACCGCGGCCTGCCCGAGGCGCCCGCGCCCTTCTCGGACGAGCAGGTCACCCGGGCCGCACACGCCACCGGGGGTGCCTCCCTCGACGCCTTCCCGCAGCTCCTGGAGCATCTCGCTCGGGTGCACCCGAGCCGCTACGGCGCGTTGACGGACGGCGTGCGCGCGGTCTGCCTCACCGACGTACGGCCGGTGCCCGACCAGTCCACGGCGCTGCGGCTCGTCGTGCTCGCCGACCGGCTCTACGACCGGGAGGTGCCCGTCCTGGCGTCCGGGCTCCCCTTCGACCGGCTGTTCAGCGAGGAGATGCTGAACGGCGGGTACCGGAAGAAGTACTTCCGGGCGATCTCCCGGCTGACGGCACTCGCCCGGGACGCCAAGGGCCTCGTCGAACAGTAG
- the murC gene encoding UDP-N-acetylmuramate--L-alanine ligase — MASGIPNAMERPHFIGIGGAGMSGIAKILAQRGAKVAGSDAKESATAESLRALGATVHIGHAAEHLADDASCVVVSSAIRADNPELTRAAELGVPVVHRSDALAALMRTSRTIAVAGTHGKTTTTSMLAVALTELGLDPSYAIGGDLAGPGTNARHGEGDLFVAEADESDRSFQKYDPDVAIVLNVELDHHANYASMDEIHESFEAFVAKIPAGGTLVVGEHAGARELAARVSGRPDLTVVTVGEDEGADVRIRSITPHGMTSEVTVALPDAGEITFTVSVPGRHYAHNAAAALAAGVRLGLDPAGLAHALTAYTGVGRRLQLKGEAKGVQVIDSYAHHPTEMTADLEAMRAAAGDRRLLVVFQPHLFSRTQELGTEMGQALTLADASVVLDIYPAREDPIPGVTSAMITEAAEAAGARVTAVHDKASVPDVVAGMAAPGDLVLTMGAGDVTDLGPRILARLSD; from the coding sequence ATGGCATCCGGCATCCCCAACGCCATGGAACGGCCGCACTTCATCGGCATCGGCGGCGCCGGAATGTCCGGGATCGCCAAGATCCTCGCCCAGCGGGGCGCCAAGGTCGCCGGCAGTGACGCCAAGGAGTCGGCGACCGCCGAGTCGCTGCGGGCCCTCGGCGCGACCGTGCACATCGGGCACGCCGCCGAGCACCTCGCGGACGACGCGTCCTGCGTCGTCGTCTCCAGCGCCATCCGCGCCGACAACCCGGAGCTGACCCGTGCCGCCGAGCTCGGTGTACCGGTCGTCCACCGCTCCGACGCGCTCGCCGCGCTGATGCGCACCTCGCGCACCATCGCCGTGGCCGGCACCCACGGCAAGACCACGACCACGTCGATGCTGGCCGTGGCCCTGACGGAGCTGGGCCTCGACCCGTCGTACGCCATCGGCGGAGACCTCGCCGGGCCCGGGACGAACGCCCGGCACGGCGAGGGGGACCTCTTCGTCGCCGAGGCCGACGAGAGCGACCGCAGCTTCCAGAAGTACGACCCGGACGTCGCGATCGTCCTCAACGTCGAGCTCGACCACCACGCCAACTACGCCTCCATGGACGAGATCCACGAGTCCTTCGAGGCGTTCGTCGCCAAGATCCCGGCCGGCGGGACGCTGGTCGTCGGCGAGCACGCCGGAGCCCGCGAGCTGGCCGCCCGGGTCTCGGGCCGCCCGGACCTCACCGTCGTCACCGTCGGTGAGGACGAGGGCGCCGACGTCCGGATCCGCTCGATCACGCCCCACGGCATGACCAGCGAGGTCACGGTCGCCCTCCCGGACGCCGGGGAGATCACCTTCACCGTCTCCGTCCCCGGACGCCACTACGCCCACAACGCCGCGGCCGCCCTCGCCGCCGGCGTCCGTCTGGGCCTGGACCCGGCCGGCCTGGCCCACGCGCTCACCGCCTACACCGGCGTCGGCCGCCGCCTCCAGCTCAAGGGCGAGGCGAAGGGCGTCCAGGTCATCGACTCGTACGCGCACCACCCCACCGAGATGACCGCCGACCTGGAGGCCATGCGCGCCGCTGCCGGGGACCGGCGGCTGCTCGTCGTCTTCCAGCCGCATCTGTTCTCCCGCACCCAGGAGCTCGGCACCGAGATGGGCCAGGCCCTCACGCTCGCCGACGCCTCCGTGGTCCTCGACATCTACCCGGCCCGCGAGGACCCGATCCCCGGCGTCACCAGCGCGATGATCACCGAGGCGGCGGAGGCGGCGGGCGCCCGGGTGACGGCCGTCCACGACAAGGCGAGCGTCCCCGACGTGGTCGCGGGAATGGCCGCACCCGGGGATCTGGTTCTCACCATGGGGGCCGGCGATGTGACGGACCTCGGTCCGCGGATCCTGGCCCGTCTGTCGGACTGA
- a CDS encoding MerR family transcriptional regulator, translating to MSADGTWTIGELAERAGVTVKTVRFYSDRGLLPESGRSTGGHRRYGPGALDRLRLIRSLRGLDLPVPDVGRVLDHEDEALGDVLESVISDRLQVLGSQLAAMRWREASLRLLRDCGAGERAERLRLIGAVTVPPSTASMARFWRYWLPPRLPARVVSAFLDQAVPQLPDDPTPAQVWAFARMHALVSGNCSGSVRPQPAVHRPERGYRPDVLYDGLGEAYALASAELRAGRPPRAGEALDSFVSAYAVSRGTRDTPDFRRLLARQLAADPRIDLYWQLTADLTTPPGSPPEPNPGSAHDWLCAALDAV from the coding sequence TTGTCGGCTGACGGCACATGGACGATCGGAGAGCTCGCGGAGCGTGCGGGCGTCACCGTCAAGACGGTCCGCTTCTACTCGGACCGCGGCCTGCTGCCCGAGTCGGGCCGCAGCACGGGCGGGCACCGCCGGTACGGCCCCGGAGCGCTGGACCGGCTCCGGCTGATCCGCTCACTGCGCGGGCTCGACCTGCCGGTGCCCGACGTCGGACGGGTCCTGGACCACGAGGACGAGGCGCTCGGCGACGTTCTGGAGAGCGTGATCAGCGACCGGTTGCAGGTGCTGGGATCCCAACTGGCCGCCATGCGCTGGCGGGAGGCGTCACTGCGGCTGCTGCGCGACTGCGGCGCCGGCGAGCGCGCCGAACGTCTCCGGCTGATCGGCGCCGTGACCGTCCCGCCCAGCACCGCCTCGATGGCACGGTTCTGGCGGTACTGGCTGCCGCCGCGGCTGCCCGCCCGGGTGGTCTCGGCGTTCCTCGACCAGGCGGTTCCCCAGCTCCCCGACGACCCGACTCCCGCGCAGGTGTGGGCCTTCGCCCGGATGCACGCGCTGGTGTCCGGGAACTGCTCCGGCTCCGTCCGCCCGCAGCCCGCGGTGCACCGGCCCGAGCGGGGCTACCGTCCCGACGTGCTCTACGACGGTCTCGGCGAGGCGTACGCGCTGGCCTCGGCCGAGCTTCGGGCGGGACGGCCACCGCGGGCGGGCGAGGCCCTCGACAGTTTCGTCTCCGCCTATGCCGTCTCCCGCGGCACCCGGGACACCCCGGACTTCCGCCGGCTCCTCGCCCGGCAACTGGCCGCGGACCCCCGTATCGACCTGTACTGGCAGCTGACGGCCGACCTGACCACCCCACCGGGGAGCCCGCCCGAGCCGAATCCGGGCTCCGCCCACGACTGGCTCTGCGCCGCGCTGGACGCGGTCTGA
- a CDS encoding alkaline phosphatase PhoX, producing MTAERTQESTGTAGGGAAEAPAPSGASSATRRQVLAGTGAAVAGIAFTGAFSELFAGTAAARGHSGYGPLVPDPQGLLDLPKGFRYRMLSREGEPLRSGEGPVPSNHDGMTALPGRRGRVHLVRNHENRHNGRIGVPVVDGLTYDPAAKGGCTALTLDGRDNVLDERVAIAGTAVNCAGGPTPWGTWLTCEETEDKAGTNGYTKDHGFIFEVDGADPRRSGAVPLTAMGRFQHEAIAVDPRSGIVYETEDAFERPFGLFYRFLPDKPLGGTGSLRAGGRLEAMRVPGLPDLSAIQETGARFDGVEWVPVPDPQAGRTPIRLQDFGPRGITHAQKLEGCYWGGSSVYFVSSFARSAEGSAADHFGQVWRYEPLRRRLTLVIVFGPATDVQLPGESPDNICLAPDGGLMVAEDGNGAQHVYGLTKRGEVYAMARNRQNIGTPEEPEWGEFAGVTFSPDGGTMYVNCYTPGTTFAVTGPWR from the coding sequence ATGACCGCAGAACGCACGCAGGAATCAACCGGGACCGCCGGGGGCGGGGCCGCCGAAGCGCCGGCCCCCTCCGGGGCCTCCTCCGCGACACGGCGTCAGGTCCTCGCCGGTACGGGTGCCGCAGTCGCCGGAATCGCCTTCACCGGCGCCTTCTCCGAGCTGTTCGCGGGGACCGCCGCCGCCCGCGGCCACTCCGGTTACGGCCCCCTCGTCCCCGATCCCCAGGGCCTCCTCGACCTGCCGAAAGGTTTCCGCTATCGGATGCTCTCCCGCGAGGGCGAGCCGCTGCGCTCCGGCGAGGGCCCCGTGCCCAGCAACCACGACGGCATGACCGCCCTGCCCGGACGCCGGGGCAGGGTCCATCTCGTGCGCAACCACGAGAACCGGCACAACGGCCGCATCGGTGTTCCCGTCGTCGACGGCCTCACCTACGACCCGGCGGCCAAGGGCGGCTGCACGGCACTGACCCTCGACGGCCGCGACAACGTCCTGGACGAGCGCGTCGCCATCGCGGGCACCGCCGTCAACTGCGCGGGCGGGCCCACACCGTGGGGCACCTGGCTCACCTGCGAGGAGACCGAGGACAAGGCCGGTACCAACGGCTACACCAAGGACCACGGCTTCATCTTCGAGGTGGACGGCGCCGATCCGCGCCGCAGCGGCGCCGTGCCGCTGACCGCGATGGGCCGCTTCCAGCACGAGGCGATCGCGGTCGATCCGCGCAGCGGGATCGTCTACGAGACGGAGGACGCCTTCGAGAGGCCGTTCGGGCTCTTCTACCGCTTCCTGCCGGACAAACCGCTCGGCGGCACCGGCTCGCTGCGGGCGGGCGGACGGCTGGAGGCGATGCGGGTCCCGGGTCTGCCGGACCTGTCCGCGATCCAGGAGACGGGCGCCCGCTTCGACGGCGTCGAGTGGGTCCCCGTACCCGATCCGCAGGCCGGCCGGACCCCGATCCGGCTGCAGGACTTCGGCCCCAGGGGCATCACCCACGCCCAGAAACTGGAGGGCTGCTACTGGGGCGGTTCGTCCGTCTACTTCGTCTCCAGTTTCGCCCGCAGCGCCGAGGGTTCGGCGGCCGACCACTTCGGACAGGTGTGGCGGTACGAACCGCTGCGACGCAGGCTGACCCTGGTGATCGTCTTCGGGCCGGCGACCGACGTGCAGCTGCCCGGCGAGTCCCCGGACAACATCTGCCTCGCCCCGGACGGCGGGCTCATGGTCGCGGAGGACGGGAACGGGGCCCAGCACGTGTACGGGCTGACCAAGCGGGGCGAGGTGTACGCGATGGCACGCAACCGCCAGAACATCGGCACCCCGGAGGAGCCCGAGTGGGGCGAGTTCGCGGGCGTCACGTTCTCACCGGACGGCGGGACGATGTACGTCAACTGCTACACGCCCGGTACGACGTTCGCGGTGACCGGGCCCTGGCGGTGA
- a CDS encoding indole-3-glycerol phosphate synthase, protein MFTSVLMIEKPLTATDVEFVTTLHGDEPVSFIVLMQPRGDQADLLLRAIDDVAMGELKEAVREGEEPEGEKARQPAELALVHSLNALRAAGAEAVGQVVEDHPLDKMKSVVDEAGADEVIVLTAPHYVEEFFHRDWASRARHKVGVPVLKLFAHSE, encoded by the coding sequence GTGTTCACAAGCGTATTGATGATCGAGAAGCCCCTCACGGCGACCGACGTGGAATTCGTCACGACGCTGCACGGGGACGAGCCCGTGTCGTTCATCGTGCTCATGCAGCCGCGCGGCGACCAGGCAGACCTGCTCCTGCGCGCCATCGACGACGTGGCCATGGGCGAGCTCAAGGAAGCCGTTCGCGAGGGGGAGGAGCCGGAGGGCGAGAAGGCCCGGCAGCCGGCGGAGCTCGCCCTCGTGCACTCCCTGAACGCCCTGCGGGCCGCCGGGGCCGAGGCCGTCGGCCAGGTCGTCGAGGACCACCCGCTCGACAAGATGAAGAGCGTCGTCGACGAGGCCGGTGCCGACGAGGTGATCGTCCTGACCGCGCCGCACTACGTGGAGGAGTTCTTCCACCGCGACTGGGCCTCCCGCGCCAGGCACAAGGTCGGCGTACCGGTGCTGAAGCTCTTCGCGCACAGCGAATAG
- a CDS encoding OsmC family protein, whose translation MATTRQAHTVWDGDLLSGSGVVTFDSSGIGDFPVSWPSRAEQANGKTSPEELIAGAHSSCFSMALSHGLAGAGTPPTRLETKADVTFQPGEGITGIHLTVEGQVPGLDQEGFQAAAEEAKKNCPVSQALSGTTITLTAKLA comes from the coding sequence ATGGCCACCACGCGCCAGGCCCACACCGTCTGGGACGGCGACCTGCTCTCCGGCTCCGGCGTCGTCACGTTCGACTCCTCCGGCATCGGCGACTTCCCCGTCTCCTGGCCGTCGCGCGCCGAGCAGGCGAACGGCAAGACGAGCCCGGAGGAGCTGATCGCCGGCGCCCACTCCAGCTGCTTCTCCATGGCCCTCTCGCACGGCCTCGCGGGTGCCGGTACGCCGCCCACCCGCCTGGAGACCAAGGCCGACGTCACCTTCCAGCCGGGCGAGGGCATCACGGGCATCCACCTGACCGTCGAGGGCCAGGTTCCCGGTCTCGACCAGGAGGGCTTCCAGGCGGCCGCCGAGGAGGCCAAGAAGAACTGCCCGGTGAGCCAGGCCCTTTCGGGAACGACGATCACGCTGACGGCGAAGCTCGCGTAA